The window TGACCCAGGACTCTTGTTAAGTATGTGCCTTGTATCCAGCCTTGCAAAAATATACCTTGGTGAGGGTAAACGGCATAcggcattttacattttgcttaACTTCTCAATAAATTAACATCAAAGTAAAGGTGCCTACATTGCTACACTAATGTCCAACTGCTGTAGTGTAGTGCACTTTTGGTTATTTGTTTAGGTTTGCATGGATCTACTAGGATTGATTGTTTCCTGAAATAAACCTTCTTATGGCATGATGTCTGAAAGGATTCAGCTATGTTCCAGTTGGTTTTGGGATGATGACTCCCTTATGGTTGCCATAAGAAATTCTCTTGTAGGTCTTGTGAAACTGCCAAATATGGTTGCAGCCTATGATGTTGCTCCATTTTTGTTCTGCATCAGGGACCATTTCAACCTGCCTTGTAATGCCAGTTCAGGTTTGGATTTGACAATCCTGATTTTGGTTCAGTAGATCATCTTCATTAGGAGAAACCAGAGCATGCTGCACATCAGCAGGTGATCAGTTTCTCTGTACAACTTTATTGTGGTAGGTGTGTGTTATTGCAGAATTGATCACTGATGGTTTCTGGTTTAGGGTGATTGTATTGAGTTAGCTATAATTGTTATACCTTGGCCATCTTGCTTCTGAGAaatgtcacttttctttttatggtATGACAAGAGGAAAAGTAGCATGGGAAATTTGTAATCAGTGGTATTCAAAGGTTTCCGTCTTCTTTTACCAGTTCCGAACTACCAACATCTTGGATCTTACAGAGGTTTCTCATAACTCTTTCAGAAATTATTACATACCCGATGATGAACATTAAGTTTTCTTCCTTTAACAGGATCTTAGGTCACACTCCAGATCTGGATGAAGAAACAATTGATGATGCGTTCTATCGTGCATTTAAAGTCTGGAGTGATGTCACACCCCTAAACTTCCACAGGATCACAGTAGGAGAAGCTGACATCATGATTAACTTTGGCCGAAATGGTAgttcattaaataatttatatatttttctaatccATTTCATCCATGTATTGTTCTCGTATCACTATAAGTATGTTCAGAATTATGTCAATTTCAGTCACTCAAAggataaatgtgttattttgtctGTAGAACATGGTGATGGTTACCCATTTGATGGGAAAGATGGTCTGCTGGCTCATGCCTTTGCTCCTGGACCCGGTATTGGAGGAGACTCTCActttgatgatgatgagatgtggACATTAGGAGAGGGACAAGgtatcatttcaaatgtatttctagTCGCTTACGTAACAATTTGCTACTAAATATATGCAATACTAAAGAAACATCCTATATGAAAACCATTTAGTAGTTCATCTAAATGAGATGAACTTGTCAGATCTTAACGTGACTTGAAGAAAGCATCTATTCATCAAATGTCATTGAATTTAACTAAAGGTTCTCTCCTTGATTCAGTGGTAAAGGTCAAGTATGGTAATGCCGAAGGGGAATTCTGTAAGTTTCCGTTCTTGTTTATGGGTAAGGAGTACACCAGTTGCACCTCTCAGGGTCGAGATGATGGATTCCTGTGGTGCTCTACCACATACAACTTTGACGATGAAGGAAAATATGGCTTCTGTCCTCATGAGTGTAAGTACCCTTTGTTGTACTGTGGTAcgataaaacatatttaatatacaattagGTGTGGTGGTTAGATGTAGTATgggaaagaaatgttaaaaatgtcataaatattTATCTCCTGTGTTGTAGTGCTTTTCACATTGGGTGGAAATGGAGACGGAGCCCCTTGTAAGTTCCCCTTCACATTCCAGGGAGAGAAATATGATAGTTGTACTACCTCAGGCAGGGATGATGGGTACCGCTGGTGTGCCACCACAGAAAACTATGACCAGGATACGTCCTATGGATTCTGTCCAGAGACAGGTAAGTGTCCAATagcaatttttcatttcacGATAATTGCTATCAGCGTGTCGCACCGGATGCGATCGGCACGACACCGGCTTATTCTTAATGGGCTTTCCTGTCGCATCTCATGAAGtttggacaaaatgtaaaattataatgcatACACTGCATCCTTTAACGTGTCGTGCTGTGCCGCTTCCTGTGCAGACAAGGTGTAAGACTGTTGTtgtcatttacagtattattgcAGGATTTTGTTGTATTTAGAATTATAAAAATTGATCCACaagtgaaaaaaacacatacaactGAATATGCAAAGTAGATCAAGCATTGGAAACGTGGAAAAATTATCGAGTATTATTGAGTACCGGCAAAATGCAGCTTCCTATTTTAGgagaatactttatttttgagaTCAGAAAatagtttaacatttatatggttgtggtttatttaatattagtaATATTGCGTTGCTTAAACATTTCAGTTGTGTTGTTGGAAAAACAAATGTTGCACAACAGCTGTCTTTAATCAGGCAAGAGGAAAAATGAGTACAAGTTTATTAGTAAGAACACTTCTATGTGAAATATATAATGCCCATTGTGTTTGAATTGCTTCAGATGTGAGGGGGACCAGacctaaaatgaataaaaataaatgcaggtCACTCACTCTGAATTTACTAATAAGTTTCCAGTAGGCTGGTAAAGTTTCTCTCATTATTAGGAGATATTTTCCATGGCGTTCTGGTTTAAGGAAGCCAAGAGCACAGAAATCCTCATCTGGTTGTAATTTTCTGGGAATCCAGCCCTGTCTTCCTATTTCTGTGTGCTGAATAAAAGTGTCTCTTTGAACAACAACACCAGAGTTGTGCAAGCCATCACTTTACTTTAAAGACAAGCTGAAGCTCACTATTTTAGCCTGACTTTAACAACACAGCTCTGTTACCTTCATTTTGAGACTGGTGAGTCAGAAAGACCTCTCTAATGCCTCTCTTAGCTCCAGTCATTTGGTTTCAAACACTGTGATCTAATAACACTTACAGCAGGTAATATGCGGGTTCACCACTAAATACCAGTGTTAAAGCTTTTGACGTTAGATTGGAGAAACAGATGCACAGACTTCCATATAAACGCAATTTTGACTGTCTTCGTATTCTAGATAGGTTGAGAAGTTATTgttgttattcatttatttattctgcataATTTGTATATACACAATATTTCATTATTCGAGCAATGGATCTTGTgctttgtttacatgtttagcAGACTTCAATTATTGCCATGTTTGTGTAAATGCGTTTTTCGTTACAGCTATGTCGACTGTTGGAGGTAATTCTGAGGGTGCTCCTTGTGTCTTCCCCTTTAAATTCCTGGGCAACAATTATGATTCCTGCACAACCTCTGGCCGCAGTGATGGAAAGATGTGGTGCGCCGTCACCAAAAGCTTTGATGATGATCGCAAGTGGGGCTTCTGTCCTGACCAAggtgttttttttgtgctttattgTTTGTATAATTATTGCTTGCTAAATATACAGTACTTATGGGCTGTGTCCAGCGAGGCATTTGACACGGCTGAAAGCTCCAGGAGCTCGGCTGAAGACGGCAACTTTATTCTGAGAGTGGAAAGTGCAGAGCGCGGTAAAAAACAGCTGCTTTTTCTGTTGGAAACAACTGAAAAAACATGCAGTACGCCGGCAGAAACGCCTTGTTGGACATGGCGCCTTATGGTGTTGCAAAGACACTTTTCCTTCAGCAATTTGTCACAAATGAACAGCATATGTGCCCATGAAATCCGTAGGCCCTATATTTTGCACTCATACCCGGTCTCGTCCCATCTGATTCTATCTGTCTGGCTGTTTGAATTTAACAGTCCATGTCTCTATTTCGCAGGCTATAGTTTATTCCTGGTGGCGGCCCATGAGTTTGGTCATGCTCTGGGTTTGGAACACTCTGAGGACCCTGGTGCTCTCATGGCTCCTATGTACACTTTTACCAAAACCCTAAGGCTGTCTGATGATGATATCAAGGGCATCCAGGAGCTCTACGGTAAGTGTGAAAAAAAAGTACTCTTAAAATGATCATATGTTTAATTTGCTTGGACAAACATAATGTTTACTATATtgtaatgaaaatattattcaaGTGAAATATTGATATGCCTGAAGGAAATGATAATTCATGTATTTTATCTCTTTGTGACTTCTattatttctctcttttcaatttttttacaggTGTACCAACAGACAAACCATTGCCCACTCGCTTGCCACCAGTCACTCCAATGGACATATGTAATGAGAACACCATATTTGATGCTATAGCCCAGATCAGAGGAgagattttctttttcaaagacAGGTAATTATAGCACAAATCTCACCCAGTTTAAAATGATGTCTTGAATctagtgtgattttttttttcaaccattcccaaatttaatataaaatgtcaaatattagATTCAAGGCAGAACACAGCACTGGTTTTTCCATGAAATGTCTATGCAAGAATTTCATCAGTCAAACAGAAGTCAAAGTTATTTCTTTCATGCGTTTCCTGGCAGGTCCTCCTCAGTCTATCTGTTTTCAGTGCTTTCAAAACCACATCTTTCTGCGTGCATGCACAGGAAATGACCCCATGGTCATCTTGGGAAAACCTAGTTTATTTGCCATTTAACAAAATAGTactacagctttttaatcattatcGATGACAATAAAGAGACTAAAAAGAGAGTGAGGCTTTAATCAACTCAATAATCTAAGCTATGCTGAAGCCACGTTGTTAGTTTAGAATGCTAATGGTGAAGCCAGCGTACTCGCCATGACCTTGCAGCACAATGGATTGAGCAGGGAAAGTCCACGaacctcaaaatgaaaatacttgaCCGCAAACATTACTATTTCACAGGGGATTTTTTTGAGCCGTaaatcaaaaaaaaagattgcacAAGGGTGGTTTAGTAAGATACTGAATTTGCTGAGTGCTTTGCTGAATGCGGAGCATGAGTACTATATTTAAGTTAAACACTTGCAACATGACTTTAGATGTTTGtactgaatgtttttaaatgattattctTATAGGATATGTAAAACTTAAGCATc of the Triplophysa dalaica isolate WHDGS20190420 chromosome 1, ASM1584641v1, whole genome shotgun sequence genome contains:
- the mmp2 gene encoding 72 kDa type IV collagenase; protein product: MVCCKFLSCRHVVLKVFLVQFFVSLQTFAAPSPIIRFPGDDTSRTDQEVALHYLNKFYGCPEDRCNLMVLKDTLKKMQKFFALPETGEIDQETVDIMKKPRCGVPDVANYNFFHRKPKWGQKNVTYRILGHTPDLDEETIDDAFYRAFKVWSDVTPLNFHRITVGEADIMINFGRNEHGDGYPFDGKDGLLAHAFAPGPGIGGDSHFDDDEMWTLGEGQVVKVKYGNAEGEFCKFPFLFMGKEYTSCTSQGRDDGFLWCSTTYNFDDEGKYGFCPHELLFTLGGNGDGAPCKFPFTFQGEKYDSCTTSGRDDGYRWCATTENYDQDTSYGFCPETAMSTVGGNSEGAPCVFPFKFLGNNYDSCTTSGRSDGKMWCAVTKSFDDDRKWGFCPDQGYSLFLVAAHEFGHALGLEHSEDPGALMAPMYTFTKTLRLSDDDIKGIQELYGVPTDKPLPTRLPPVTPMDICNENTIFDAIAQIRGEIFFFKDRFLFRTPAFRKKPTGPMLVATFWSELPEKIDAAYENPLEEKTVFFAGDEMWVYSASTLERDYPKKISTMGLPSDLQGIDAAYSFHKSKKTYLFAGNKFWRYNEGKKKMDPGFPKLIADSWSSIPDDLDAALSLIGEGYSYFFKDSHYLKMDDSSLKIVKVGEIKRDWLHC